TGTGTATTAGCGGGTTGTTTACTGAACCTGGTCACCAATACGATAAAGCCTGTTGCAATAACTGCATAACCGATATAAGTGAATGCCTGTTCGTAAGAAATGTTCTCTGATTTAAACAGGAAGCCGAACAGCATACCTCCAAGGTTACCGCCTGCTCCCACAATACCACTCACCAGTCCTACATTCTCCTGGTTAATAAAAGGAACGATACCATAAGTGGCTCCATTTGCCATTTTCAGGAATAAAGCAAATCCCAGCATGGCTGCAATGGCCAGGCCCAGTGAAGGTGCGCCTGCAAAAAGTAATAAGCCGCCACCTTCTGCCAGCAGCACTAAAGCCAGCAGAATGCCTTTTCCTTTCATGCCTTGTTTAGCGCCCACCCTGTCTGACACAAAACCACCCAGTGCACGCGCAAAGAGGTTCATCAATCCGAATACACCTGCCCAGAGACCTGCGCTGCTTTGTGATAAATGGTAGGTGTCCACGAAGTGAAGGGAAGCCACATTGTCGAAAGTGATCTCCATGCCAAAACACATGGCATAAGCCAGCATTAAAGCCCAGATGCGCCAGTCTCCCAATACTTTCCAGTCTGTTTTACGTTTAGTGCTGTTGTATCCTGTTTCATCATAATTACCATTAGGGGTATCCTTTGTGTATTTGTGATAGAGTATGGCTACACCCAGCATCATCAACCCCGGCACGATCATGGCCAGGCGCCAGGAAGTACCTGCGCTGTAACCCATTCCTACAATAGCCGCGAAGATGAGGGGCATCACCATATTGGTAACACCTCCGCCGAGATTACCCCAGCCGCCGGTAACCGCATTGGCGGTGCCTTTGATATTGGGTGCAAACATCATAGAAGTATGGAATTGCGTGATCACAAAAGAGGCGCCGATAATGCCAATCGCTAAACGAAATATCAGGAAGGTGGTGTAGTCGTGCGCCAGCCCTACAAGAAATACAGGGATAGAACCCAATACCAGCATACGTACTGCGGTTTTACGGGGTCCCCAGGTATCACATAATCTGCCAATGATCAGCCGCGCAATGATGGTACTGGATACAGAAGCAATGATAATATTACCTATCTGTGATTTGGTTAAACCAAGATCTGCACGGATAGTAGGCATCAGTGGTGCCAGGCCGAACCAGCCAAAGAAGCAAACAAAGAACATCAGCCAGGTGATATGGAACGTGCGCATCTGGATGGAGTTCAGGCTGAAGATGCGTAATTTATCGAGTGGTTTGTTGTTGAGCATTTGTCAGGTTTTTTATTTGAGGAATATGTCCGGTCTGATATTGATCATCAGGTAGGCCCAGTGATTATTATACTGTGCATCCGGGACATTCTTGGCGGCGGCCAGTTGTGCCGTGCTGTTAAAGTAGCTGTAACCTCCTTCAAAGGAGATGGCTTTGGTAAGGTTGTACTGCATGGTAAGATCTGCTTCCGTACCAAACGTTAAACCTGATGAACTATAGAACTGGTGAAGGTCTACACCGATGTTCCATTTGGTGTTCTTCTTTAATTTGGCTTTCAGGTAGTAATCCTGCAGGCCGTTGTTACCGAATTTGCTGGCCACATAGAAGTAGTCCATTGTACCCCAGAATTTATGTGGTGTGCCATACAGCGGATCGAAAGTATCTGTGGTAAAATCCACACCGGCTTCCATGCTGAAGTTTTCCACAAAACGCCGCTGATAGGCTGCGGAGAACAATGCGCCGTCTACTGCTTTCCCATCTCCGTTTTTTCCTTTCTGATAGTAGACTGCTGCAATGATGCTGTTCTTAGAGAATGGATAGTTTACATACATGCCGGTAGTGATGCGGTTGTAACTGGCTGCTTCCCATTTTTTCACCAGCAGGCTGTCCACGCTGTATTTGGAGAACTGGTCTGCCAGGAAGAGGAGGGAGATACTGCCTGCGCCTGCCTGTTTATTAATATGCAGGAACTCCAGGCTTTTGTATTGTGGTGCGCCATTGGTATTGGCGGGATAGTTGCCGGGAGGGGTGGGGTTGTAAGTAGTGCCTGATGCATTTTCTTTATTTTGGGAAAATGCGCCACCGGCGTGAAAGTTCCAGTTGTTGTATTTGAATTTGAGTACAGCTGCATCGTGCCTCCGGCCTTGTTGCAGCCAGTCCAGGTTACCCAGCAGGCGGCTGTCGTCATAGACCAGTTCCTGCCGTCCTATTTTCAGGCTAAGGCTTTTGTTCTTAATGGTGGTATCTGTTACCAGGATCTCTGCCCATGCTTCGTGCAGGAGGAATCCGTTATTGTCTGCAGTGGTAGTTCTGTTGATGGTTGATGCATCCTGCCCCCAGACCCTTGTGTCCTGCAGGGTGAGGCCAAGTTTTAAGCGGTAAGTACTGTACCCTGCGGATAGGCGGGTGCGTTGGGAAGTGAAAAGAGCTGGTTTGCTGCCTTTTGGAAGTGGGCCTCCCTGGCCATCCCGTAGTTCTGTACGCGTTCTTAGTTGCGCGCCCAGCATGAATTGTGCGGAACAATCGAGAGAAAGGAAGGTGCCAAAGAAAATACAGGAGACCCCGCCGAGGAACGATTTTTTCATGTATTTTTGATAAATTTTAAGTGAGCCAATCATATTAAAATTCAGAAGCCCGGATAGCCTGCCAGCTACCGGGTTTCGCTTTAATACGCTTCTTCGTTCTCTCTAACGCCGATATATACACGATCATCTTCCGTCCTTACCGGGTAGGTAGTGAGGGAACATTCGTGTTCATCGTTCAAACATCTTCCATCTGCCAATGAAAATGTTTTTTTGTGAAAGGGGCAGGCAACTTTAGGTTCTCCCTGGTGTGAACCGGTCATACCACGACTTAAAGCCATTTGCTGCCTGTGCGGGCAAAGGTTTTGTGTGGCATACCAGGCATCGCTGCGGGTGAAATAAAACAGGGCGATCTGTTCTTCTTTATACTTGATGCAAACACCTCCGTTCGGGGGAACGTCTGTTGTTTTGCAGGCAAAGAACCAGGTGATGCCGGTTGTGCTGAGCGTTGACATATGTGAAGCGATTTGATGTTGGTGATCTATTTCCATTCCGCTGCTTTCTTCTGATTCCGCATGGTCTCAAATTTTACAGTCGGATCTTTTTCTTCCGGTGCGTTAACGAAGTGGCTGAAGCGTTTCCTCAGTGCAGGATTTTCCACTACTTCCTTCCATTCGCATTTATAACTGTCCACCAGTAATTGCATTTCTGCTTCCAGGCTTTCTGCGATCCCTAAACTATCCTGCAGTACCACGTTGCGGAGATAGTCAATGCCGCCATCCAGTTTATTGAGCCAGGTAGCTGTACGTGTCAGCGGATCGGCTGTTTTGATGTAGAACATCAGGAAGCGGTCTATATAACGGATACAGGTTTCATCGTCCAGGTCGCTGGCCAGGAGCAGGGCATGTTGTGGTTTGGAACCGCCGTTACCACATACATAGAGGTTCCATCCTCTTTCTGTGGCAATGATGCCAAAGTCTTTGGATTGTGCTTCTGCGCATTCCCGGATACAACCGGATACAGCAGATTTTATTTTGTGCGGCGCACGGAGGCCGCGGTATCTTTCTTCTATCCTGATAGCAAAACTTACACTGTCATGTAAACCAAAGCGGCACCAGGTAGATCCTACACAGCTTTTTACTGTACGCAATGCTTTACCGTATGCATGCCCGCTTTCAAAACCTGCAAGGATCAGTTCTTCCCAGATAGCAGGCAGGTCGCTGAGATGCGCGCCGAACAGATCAATACGCTGACCGCCAGTTATTTTGGTGTAGAGATTATATTTTTGAGCAACCTGCCCTATTACGATCAGTTTCTCCGGGGTGATCTCACCACCCGGGATACGGGGTACAACAGAATAGGTGCCACCTTTTTGAATGTTGGCCAGGTAACGGTCGTTAGAATCCTGCGCGGTGTCGTTACCTTTGTCCAGGATCATTTCATTCCATAAGCTGGCGAGGATAGAACTTACCACCGGCTTGCAGGTTTCGCAGCCTTCGCCATCGCCGTAATGGTCCAGTACTTCATCAAAAGATTTCAGGGCTTTTACTTTAACGAGGTCCAGCAGTTCCTGCCGGGAATAAGAGAAGTGTTCACATACCACGTTGCGGATGTATTTGCCCTGGGCTTTCATGGTGGCCGTGATAATATCTTTCACCATGGGAACGCAGCCTCCGCAGCAGGTACCGGCTTTTGTACATTTCTTTACGGCATCCAGTGTTTCGTTGCCAGCTTCTACCGCCTGTGCAATGCTTGCTTTGCTGATGCTTTCACAGCTGCAGATGATGGCTTCGTCCGGGAGATTGATGCCCGTGCTGGCAGTTCCGTTCCTGGCACCCAACAGGATGTCTATTGGATTGGGAGGAAGGATCACTTTGTTTTTGCTCGTTTGCAGGAGCATATTATAGGCGTCTGCATCCCCGATGAGGATGCCGCCTAATAAGTATTGACCACAGGTAGAAATATTAATACGCTGGTAAACTCCTTTCATGGAATCTTCCAGCACAATGCTGTTGCCCTGGTCCGGTGTAATGAAGGGATTGCCGAAGCTGGCCACATCCACGCCAATGAGTTTCAGTTTGGTGCTCATGTCAAAACCGGTAAAGGCTTTCAGTTGACCGAGGATATGTGAGGCAGCTACTTCCGCCATTTCATATCCCGGGGCTACCAGGCCATAGATCATACCATTATATAAGGCGCATTCACCAATGGCGTAAATAGCAGGATCAGAGGTTTGCAGTTGTTCATTTACAATAATACCGCCGCGGGGGCCGGTACTGAGTCCTGCTGCTTTTGCCAGTTCATCTCTTGGCTGGATGCCTGCTGAGATCACCAGCATATCTGTATCTAATATGGAGTCGTCCGTGAACTGAAGACCGGTGATGGTATCAGTACCCAGAATTTCGCGGGTGTTTTTGCTGGTGTGGATCTGCAGGCCCAGTTTTTCCAGTTTGGACTGGAGGATAAAGGAGCCTTTATCATCTATCTGGCGGGGCATGAGCCGGGGAGCGAATTCGATGATATGTGTTTCCGCCACACCCAGGTCTATTAATGCCTTGGCAGCTTCCAGGCCTAAGAGTCCGCCGCCGATCACAGTTCCTTTGCGGGCTTTGGGAGCAAAGTCCTGCATCAGCTCCAGGTCTTCTATGGTGCGGTAGATGAAAACACCTTTTTTGTCCACTCCCTGGATGGATGGCACAAATGCGGCAGAGCCGGTGGCCATAATCAGGAAGTCGTACGTTTCAGTGATACCCTGGTGAGAATGAACCGTTTTGGAAACGGGATCTATTACTTTAACAGGATCGCCCAGGTGGAGGGTGATATGATGAGAGGTATACCAGTCTAAGGGAGCCATTGTAAGATCCTCCGCTGACCTGCCGGCGAAAAACTCGCTTAAATGTACCCGATCATAGGCTGGGCGGGGTTCTTCTCCAAAAACTACTAATTGGATAGGGACATCTCCGGTTTTTTCGACTATTTTTTCGCAAAATTTATAGCCTACCATGCCATTACCGATAACTACGACTTTCATTAGAGGACGATTTTTAAGATCTGGAATAAGGTATAGTGATATATAGTATTATTATCAATATAATGTCTTTTAGCTAAAAAATCGTAAAAAAGTAATGGTGTATATGACGAACATCATAAAAATACGAGTATTTAGTCTAATTTTATGCATGAGTTGTGTTAAATATCATATATAATTATTAATGTAATATATCAAGCATGCCAAAACCATTATTATCTTTAGTTGGTGCAGGGCCTGGGGACCCGGAAATGATCACTTTAAAAGCTATCCGTGCTATCCGGGAAGCAGATGTGATCTTATATGATGCATTGGTGAACCCGGAGTTGCTGCAATATGCAGGGGCCAATGCCCGGGTGAGCTTTGTAGGCAAACGTTATGGCTGCCATGCCTTATCCCAGCAGGAGATTAATGAGCTGATTGTCAGCAGTGCTTTGGCTTACGGGCATGTGGTGCGCCTGAAAGGAGGGGATCCCTTCATTTTTGGCCGGGCTGCGGAAGAAATAGAGGCAGCTGCTGCTGCCGGCATCCCGGTGAATATCGTACCGGGGATTTCCAGTGCACTGGCAGTACCTGCTGGTCAGATGATCCCGCTCACCTGCAGGGGAACGGCAGAAAGTCTCTGGATCACCACAGGTACTACCCGCCATGGAAGCATTTCAGATGACCTTCGCCTGGCTGCACAATCCACTGCTACG
This DNA window, taken from Chitinophaga niabensis, encodes the following:
- a CDS encoding alginate export family protein, translating into MKKSFLGGVSCIFFGTFLSLDCSAQFMLGAQLRTRTELRDGQGGPLPKGSKPALFTSQRTRLSAGYSTYRLKLGLTLQDTRVWGQDASTINRTTTADNNGFLLHEAWAEILVTDTTIKNKSLSLKIGRQELVYDDSRLLGNLDWLQQGRRHDAAVLKFKYNNWNFHAGGAFSQNKENASGTTYNPTPPGNYPANTNGAPQYKSLEFLHINKQAGAGSISLLFLADQFSKYSVDSLLVKKWEAASYNRITTGMYVNYPFSKNSIIAAVYYQKGKNGDGKAVDGALFSAAYQRRFVENFSMEAGVDFTTDTFDPLYGTPHKFWGTMDYFYVASKFGNNGLQDYYLKAKLKKNTKWNIGVDLHQFYSSSGLTFGTEADLTMQYNLTKAISFEGGYSYFNSTAQLAAAKNVPDAQYNNHWAYLMINIRPDIFLK
- the nirD gene encoding nitrite reductase small subunit NirD gives rise to the protein MSTLSTTGITWFFACKTTDVPPNGGVCIKYKEEQIALFYFTRSDAWYATQNLCPHRQQMALSRGMTGSHQGEPKVACPFHKKTFSLADGRCLNDEHECSLTTYPVRTEDDRVYIGVRENEEAY
- a CDS encoding NarK family nitrate/nitrite MFS transporter, which codes for MLNNKPLDKLRIFSLNSIQMRTFHITWLMFFVCFFGWFGLAPLMPTIRADLGLTKSQIGNIIIASVSSTIIARLIIGRLCDTWGPRKTAVRMLVLGSIPVFLVGLAHDYTTFLIFRLAIGIIGASFVITQFHTSMMFAPNIKGTANAVTGGWGNLGGGVTNMVMPLIFAAIVGMGYSAGTSWRLAMIVPGLMMLGVAILYHKYTKDTPNGNYDETGYNSTKRKTDWKVLGDWRIWALMLAYAMCFGMEITFDNVASLHFVDTYHLSQSSAGLWAGVFGLMNLFARALGGFVSDRVGAKQGMKGKGILLALVLLAEGGGLLLFAGAPSLGLAIAAMLGFALFLKMANGATYGIVPFINQENVGLVSGIVGAGGNLGGMLFGFLFKSENISYEQAFTYIGYAVIATGFIVLVTRFSKQPANTHVPANAKPVLAD
- the nirB gene encoding nitrite reductase large subunit NirB translates to MKVVVIGNGMVGYKFCEKIVEKTGDVPIQLVVFGEEPRPAYDRVHLSEFFAGRSAEDLTMAPLDWYTSHHITLHLGDPVKVIDPVSKTVHSHQGITETYDFLIMATGSAAFVPSIQGVDKKGVFIYRTIEDLELMQDFAPKARKGTVIGGGLLGLEAAKALIDLGVAETHIIEFAPRLMPRQIDDKGSFILQSKLEKLGLQIHTSKNTREILGTDTITGLQFTDDSILDTDMLVISAGIQPRDELAKAAGLSTGPRGGIIVNEQLQTSDPAIYAIGECALYNGMIYGLVAPGYEMAEVAASHILGQLKAFTGFDMSTKLKLIGVDVASFGNPFITPDQGNSIVLEDSMKGVYQRINISTCGQYLLGGILIGDADAYNMLLQTSKNKVILPPNPIDILLGARNGTASTGINLPDEAIICSCESISKASIAQAVEAGNETLDAVKKCTKAGTCCGGCVPMVKDIITATMKAQGKYIRNVVCEHFSYSRQELLDLVKVKALKSFDEVLDHYGDGEGCETCKPVVSSILASLWNEMILDKGNDTAQDSNDRYLANIQKGGTYSVVPRIPGGEITPEKLIVIGQVAQKYNLYTKITGGQRIDLFGAHLSDLPAIWEELILAGFESGHAYGKALRTVKSCVGSTWCRFGLHDSVSFAIRIEERYRGLRAPHKIKSAVSGCIRECAEAQSKDFGIIATERGWNLYVCGNGGSKPQHALLLASDLDDETCIRYIDRFLMFYIKTADPLTRTATWLNKLDGGIDYLRNVVLQDSLGIAESLEAEMQLLVDSYKCEWKEVVENPALRKRFSHFVNAPEEKDPTVKFETMRNQKKAAEWK
- the cobA gene encoding uroporphyrinogen-III C-methyltransferase — its product is MPKPLLSLVGAGPGDPEMITLKAIRAIREADVILYDALVNPELLQYAGANARVSFVGKRYGCHALSQQEINELIVSSALAYGHVVRLKGGDPFIFGRAAEEIEAAAAAGIPVNIVPGISSALAVPAGQMIPLTCRGTAESLWITTGTTRHGSISDDLRLAAQSTATVVILMAMSKLGEIMDLFSSFGKTQTPVAIIQNGTTPQEKMVTGTVRDIVFKAEHAGLENPAIIIIGEVVRWREALPDIIAQSQKVERYEERQAGM